Proteins from a genomic interval of Oryctolagus cuniculus chromosome 8, mOryCun1.1, whole genome shotgun sequence:
- the SMARCA5 gene encoding SWI/SNF-related matrix-associated actin-dependent regulator of chromatin subfamily A member 5: MSAAEPPPPPPPESAPSKPAASAASSGSNSGNKGGPEGVAAQAAASAASAGSADADMEEVFDEASPGKQKEIQEPDPTYEEKMQTDRANRFEYLLKQTELFAHFIQPAAQKTPTSPLKMKPGRPRIKKDEKQNLLSVGDYRHRRTEQEEDEELLTESSKATNVCTRFEDSPSYVKWGKLRDYQVRGLNWLISLYENGINGILADEMGLGKTLQTISLLGYMKHYRNIPGPHMVLVPKSTLHNWMSEFKRWVPTLRSVCLIGDKEQRAAFVRDVLLPGEWDVCVTSYEMLIKEKSVFKKFNWRYLVIDEAHRIKNEKSKLSEIVREFKTTNRLLLTGTPLQNNLHELWSLLNFLLPDVFNSADDFDSWFDTNNCLGDQKLVERLHMVLRPFLLRRIKADVEKSLPPKKEVKIYVGLSKMQREWYTRILMKDIDILNSAGKMDKMRLLNILMQLRKCCNHPYLFDGAEPGPPYTTDMHLVTNSGKMVVLDKLLPKLKEQGSRVLIFSQMTRVLDILEDYCMWRNYEYCRLDGQTPHDERQDSINAYNEPNSTKFVFMLSTRAGGLGINLATADVVILYDSDWNPQVDLQAMDRAHRIGQTKTVRVFRFITDNTVEERIVERAEMKLRLDSIVIQQGRLVDQNLNKIGKDEMLQMIRHGATHVFASKESEITDEDIDGILERGAKKTAEMNEKLSKMGESSLRNFTMDTESSVYNFEGEDYREKQKIAFTEWIEPPKRERKANYAVDAYFREALRVSEPKAPKAPRPPKQPNVQDFQFFPPRLFELLEKEILYYRKTIGYKVPRSPDLPNAAQAQKEEQLKIDEAEPLNDEELEEKEKLLTQGFTNWNKRDFNQFIKANEKWGRDDIENIAREVEGKTPEEVIEYSAVFWERCNELQDIEKIMAQIERGEARIQRRISIKKALDTKIGRYKAPFHQLRISYGTNKGKNYTEEEDRFLICMLHKLGFDKENVYDELRQCIRNSPQFRFDWFLKSRTAMELQRRCNTLITLIERENMELEEKEKAEKKKRGPKPSTQKRKMDGAPDGRGRKKKLKL, translated from the exons caaaccGACAGAGCAAATAGATTTGAGTATTTATTAAAGCAGACAGAGCTGTTTGCACATTTCATTCAGCCTGCTGCTCAGAAGACTCCAACCTCACCTTTGAAGATGAAACCAGGACGTCCAAGAATAAAAAAGGATGAGAAACAGAACTTACTGTCAGTTGGCGA CTACCGACACCGCAGAACAGAGCAAGAGGAAGATGAAGAACTGTTAACAGAAAGCTCCAAAGCCACCAATGTTTGCACTCGATTTGAAGATTCTCCATCAT aTGTAAAATGGGGTAAACTGAGAGATTATCAGGTCCGAGGATTAAATTGGCTCATCTCTTTGTATGAGAATGGCATCAATGGTATCCTTGCAGATGAAATG GGCCTGGGAAAGACTCTTCAAACAATTTCTCTCCTTGGGTACATGAAACACTATAGAAACATTCCTGGTCCTCATATGGTTTTGGTACCTAAGTCTACACTGCACAACTGGATGAGTGAATTCAAGAGATGGGTACCAACACTTAGGTCTGTTTGTTTAATAGGTGATAAAGAACAAAGA GCTGCTTTTGTCAGAGACGTTTTATTACCAGGAGAATGGGATGTATGTGTAACATCTTATGAAATGCTTATCAAAGAAAAgtctgttttcaaaaaatttaactGGAGATACTTAGTTATAGATGAAGCTCACaggatcaaaaatgaaaaatctaag ttgtCAGAAATAGTGAGGGAATTCAAGACTACAAATCGATTGTTATTAACTGGAACACCACTTCAGAACAACCTGCATGAGCTTTGGtcacttcttaattttttattgccAGATGTGTTTAATTCAGCTGat GACTTTGATTCCTGGTTTGATACAAACAACTGCCTTGGGGATCAAAAACTAGTTGAGAGGCTGCATATG gTTTTGCGTCCATTTCTCCTCCGTCGAATTAAGGCTGATGTTGAAAAAAGTTTGCCTCCGAAGAAGGAAGTAAAAATCTATGTGGGTCTTAGTAAAATGCAAAGGGAATG gtACACTCGGATATTAATGAAGGATATAGATATCCTAAATTCAGCAGGGAAGATGGACAAAATGAGGTTATTGAACATCCTGATGCAATTGAGGAAATGCTGTAATCATCCGTATCTCTTTGATGGAGCTGAGCCTGGTCCGCCTTACACCACAGATATGCATCTAGTTACCAACAGTGGCAAAATGGTTGTATTAGACAAACTGCTCCCTAAATTAAAAGAACAAG GTTCACGAGTGCTAATTTTCAGTCAAATGACAAGAGTATTGGATATTTTGGAAGATTACTGCATGTGGAGAAATTACGAGTACTGCAGGTTGGATGGGCAGACACCCCATGATGAGAGACAA GATTCTATTAATGCATACAATGAACCAAACAGCacaaaatttgttttcatgttaAGCACACGTGCTGGTGGCCTTGGCATCAATCTTGCTACTGCTGATGTAGTAATTTTGTATGATTCAGATTGGAATCCCCAAGTAGATCTTCAGGCTATG GATCGAGCCCATAGAATTGGACAAACTAAGACTGTCAGAGTGTTCCGCTTCATAACTGACAACACCGTGGAAGAAAGAATAGTAGAACGAGCTGAGATGAAACTCAGACTGGACTCAATAGTCATTCAACAAG GGAGACTTGTGGATCAGAATCTGAACAAAATCGGGAAAGATGAAATGCTTCAAATGATTCGACATGGGGCAACACATGTGTTTGCTTCAAAGGAAAGTGAGAttacagatgaggatattgaTGGTATTTTGGAAAGAGGTGCAAAGAAG ACTGCAGAGATGAATGAGAAACTTTCCAAGATGGGTGAAAGCTCACTTAGAAATTTTACAATGGATACAGAATCGAGTGTGTATAACTTTGAAGGAGAAGATTATAGAGAAAAGCAAAAG ATCGCATTCACAGAGTGGATTGAACCACCGAAACGAGAAAGAAAAGCCAACTATGCTGTTGATGCATATTTCAGGGAAGCTCTTCGTGTTAGTGAACCTAAAGCGCCCAAG gctCCTCGACCTCCAAAACAGCCCAATGTTCAGGATTTCCAGTTTTTTCCCCCACGTTTGTTTGAGTtactagaaaaagaaattctgtattACAGAAAAACTATTGGGTACAAG GTACCTCGAAGTCCTGACTTACCAAATGCAGCACAGGCACAGAAAGAAGAACAGCTTAAAATTGATGAAGCTGAACCCCTTAATGATGAAGAGttagaggaaaaagagaagctTTTAACGCAG GGATTTACCAATTGGAATAAGAGAGATTTTAACCAGTTTATCAAAGCTAATGAGAAATGGGGTCGTGATGATATTGAAAATATAGCAAGAGAAGTAGAAGGAAAAACTCCAGAAGAAGTCATTGAGTACTCAG CTGTGTTCTGGGAAAGATGCAATGAACTCCAGGACATAGAGAAAATTATGGCTCAGATTGAAAGGGGAGAGGCAAGAATTCAAAGAAGAATAAGTATCAAAAAGGCACTTGACACAAAG ATTGGACGGTACAAAGCACCTTTCCATCAATTGAGAATATCCTATGGTactaacaaaggaaaaaactACACTGAAGAAGAGGATCGTTTTCTGATTTGTATGCTTCACAAGCTTGGATTTGACAAGGAAAATGTTTATGATGAGTTGCGACAGTGTATTCGAAATTCTCCTCAGTTTAGATTTGACTGGTTTCTTAAGTCCAGAACTGCAATG GAACTCCAGAGGAGGTGTAATACCTTGATTACTTTGATTGAAAGAGAAAACATGGAGctagaagaaaaggagaaggcagagaaaaagaaacgaGGACCAAAGCCTTCA ACACAGAAGCGTAAAATGGATGGAGCACCTGATGGTcgaggaagaaaaaagaagctgAAACTATGA